In Candidatus Pantoea floridensis, the genomic window CAACCTACGTTGCTACCTGCGTGGAATTTGGTGCCACGCTGACGAACGATGATGCTACCTGCCAGAACAGATTCACCACCGAAACGCTTAACACCCAGACGTTTTGCGTTGGAGTCGCGACCGTTACGGGTCGAGCCACCAGCCTTCTTATGTGCCATTTGTCAGATCTCCTCTTACGCGCCGATCACAGTGATTTTCACATCTGTGAACCACTGACGGTGACCAGCCTGCTTACGGTAGTGTTTACGACGACGAAACTTAACGATTTTAATTTTCTCGCCACGACCGTGAGCAACAACTTCTGCCTTGATCACACCGCCTGAAACCAGTGGCGCGCCGATTTTCACGTCTTCGCCATTTGCGATCATCAGAACCTGGTCAAACTCAATGGTTTCACCGGTTGCGATGTCCAGCTTTTCCAGGCGAACGGTCTGACCTTCGCTTACTCGGTGTTGTTTACCACCACTTTGGAAAACCGCGTACATATAAAACTCCGCTTCTGCGCGTGCCTTTCTATTCATCAGGCGGCGCGATAAATATTCACAATAGGGCGCGAATTCTACGCAATACTCCAGCAGAAGACAAGAGCACTTTGCACTCTCTTGCAGAAAAAAAGCGCAAGGCGAATGCAAACGTTTCGCAACCCGATTTTTCAAGTACAATCAGTAACAGATTACCTGAACTCACGCTGTGTAAAGCGCTTACCATGCAAAAAACGAGTAAAGCTGAAAAGACGAATGAACTTAGAACAGATTAATGAATTAACCGCGCAGGACATGGCGGCCGTCAACCAGACCATCCTCGAGCAGCTGAATTCAGAAGTCTCACTGATTAACCAGTTAGGCTATTACATCATCAGCGGCGGGGGAAAACGCATCCGTCCGATGATCGCCGTGCTTTCAGCACGCGCGCTGAATTATCAAGGATCGTTGCACATCACCAATGCGGCGCTGATCGAATTTATCCATACGGCGACGCTGCTGCACGATGATGTGGTGGATGAATCCGATATGCGCCGTGGCAAAGCCACCGCCAACGCTGCGTTTGGTAATGCGGCCAGCGTGTTAGTGGGTGATTTTATCTATACGCGTTCATTCCAGATGATGACCAGCATGGGATCGTTAAAGATCCTCGCGCTGATGTCAGAAGCGGTGAATGTGATCGCCGAAGGTGAAGTGCTGCAGCTCATGAACTGCAACGACCCGGATATCACAGAAGAGAGCTACATGCGGGTGATTTACAGTAAAACCGCACGTCTGTTTGAAGCGGCTTCGCAGGCCTCTGCCATTTTGGCCGACGCCACGCCGGCGCAGGAAAAAGCGTTGCAGGATTATGGCCGCTATCTGGGAACCGCTTTCCAGTTAATTGATGATTTATTGGATTACAGCGCAGATGGCGAAACGCTGGGTAAAAATACCGGTGACGATCTCAGCGAAGGTAAGCCAACGCTGCCACTGCTGCACGCGATGCACAACGGCACGCCTGAGCAGGCTCAGATGATTCGTAAAGCCATTGAAGAGGGCAACGGTCGTCACCTGCTGGAGCCTGTACTGGCGGCAATGCAACAAACCGGTTCGCTGGAATGGACGCGTAAACGTGCCGAGGACGAGGCGGATAAAGCTATCGCCGCGCTACAGGTGTTACCAGAAAGCCCGTGGCGCAGTGCGCTTGAAGCGTTGGCGCACATGTCAGTGCAGCGCGACTTCTGATTTTCAACAGGGCCAGCTCAGGCCCTGCTTCTTTTCTCCCTCCTCTGTTACATCCTTTGCATTGCTTTTGCGTAAAGCAACGCAGTTTCTGCGCGTCGGACAAACAATTACTGGAAATTTATAGGAAACATTTGCTATAAAACGCTGGTTTTTCCAGATAACTCTGCGATGAGGGGAATCATTGGACAGCAGAGAGATGAAGTCACAACACGGACAAGGAGAGAAAAGTTATGTATGCAAGGAAAGAGGATTGGCATCCGGCAGACATCATCGCTGCACTGCGTAAGAAAGGCACGTCACTGGCGGCATTATCACGTGAATCAGGTTTAAGCTCATCAACCCTGGCGAATGCACTGTCGCGTCCCTGGCCCAAAGGGGAGTGGCTAATTGCCAACGCGATCAAAGTTCATCCCTCAGAGATCTGGCCGAGCCGCTATTTTGATCCTGTCACCTGCCGGCTGCTTGATCGCAAGAAACGCATCCGATCGCCAAAGGATCGTAAAAAGATCTGACCGTGGCGCAGATGAAAAAAAACCAGTCGCGCGATCGTGACTGGTTTTTTAAACGCCATGAGCAAAAATTATTCGCCGCTTACGCGCTCGATATTGGCACCCATTGCTTTCAGTTTATCTTCGATATGCTCATAACCACGATCGATGTGATAAATGCGATCAACGAAAGTGGTGCCTTCAGCAATACAACCCGCCAGCACTAAACTGGCCGAGGCTCGTAAATCGGTGGCCATTACCTGTGCACCCGACAGCGTTTCAACACCGTGACAAATCGCCGTATTACTCTCGATTTCCGCGTGCGCACCCATACGAATCAGCTCAGGGATATGCATAAAGCGATTTTCAAAGATCGTTTCGGTAATCACACCGGTTCCTTCCGCCACCAGGTTGAGCAGCGTGAACTGCGCCTGCATATCGGTTGGGAAGCCTGGGTGCGGCGCCGTGCGGATGTTAACCGCTTTAGGACGCTTGCCATGCATATCAAGGCTAATCCAATCTTCGCCCACTTCAATATCGGCACCGGCATCACGCAGCTTGGCCAGGACGGCATCCAGCGTATCCGGTTTGGTATTGTGGCAGATCACCTTACCGCGTGAAATCGCAGCCGCCACCAGGAAGGTGCCGGTTTCGATGCGGTCGGGAAGCACACGATAAACGCCGCCACCCAGGCGTTCAACGCCTTCAATGGTGATTTTATCGGAGCCCGCACCGCTAATTTTCGCGCCCAAGGTGTTGAGGAAGTTTGCCGTATCGACAATCTCCGGCTCACGGGCTGCGTTTTCTATGATGGTGGTGCCGGTCGCCAGCGTCGCAGCGCTCATAATGGTGACGGTTGCGCCTACGCTCACTTTATCCATCACGATATGTGCGCCTTTCAGACGACCGTTAACAGAAGCTTTAACGTAGCCCTCTTCCAGCTTAATCTCCGCACCCAGCTGTTCAAGACCAGTAATGTGCAAATCAACTGGGCGCGCACCGATAGCGCAACCGCCTGGCAGGGACACCTGGCCCTGACCAAAGCGCGCTACCAGCGGACCGAGCGCCCAGATAGAGGCACGCATGGTTTTCACCAAATCGTATGGCGCACTGAAAACATTAACTTCGCGAGCATCAACGTGGACCGAACCATTACGCTCAACGCGCGCTCCCAGCAGATTCAGCAGCTTCATGGTGGTATCGATATCACGCAGCTTCGGCACGTTCTGAATCTCTACCGGCTCTTCCGCCAGCAGAGCAGCAAACAGAATTGGCAACGCAGCATTCTTCGCCCCGGAAATGGTCACTTCACCACTTAAACGGGTGGGGCCTTGCACACGAAATTTGTCCATTAACACGGCTCTCAATTATCTATCAATAAAACAACCGGCGGGATGCTTAAAAACCGTTGAGTTTACGGTCGCGCGCCCACTCGGCGGGGGTATAAGTTTTGATGGAAACCGCATGAATGCGGTTATCCGCAATATATTCCATCAGCGGCGCGTACACAGCCTGCTGCTTCTTCACGCGACTCAGTTCGCCGAACATTTCGCCCACCGCGATGACCTGAAAGTGACTGCCATCGTTGCTAAGTACGTGTACTTCTTCTAATGCCAGCGCCTGCATCAGCACGGCCTGAACTTCACTATTTTCCATCGCTCGTTACTTCACTTAATAATAATAAGGCAGACATCTTAGAGGAAAGCGCCTGACTCTTAAATACGCAAAAGCCCCTGAAAAAATCAGGGGCTTAGCATCGACATCCGGCAATCAGGCGATTTTTTCCGCAGAAACAATAATCTGCTGCAGGTTATACAGCGTAATTAATGAATGGAGTTTATCGGAGATCCCGGTAAAAAGCGGTACGTTGCCCTGTGCCCGCACAATTTCACGCAGATGCACCAGCAGCGCCAAGCCAGCTGAGTCAACCCTTTCCAGCCCAGCAACATCAATGGTGGTGATATCCGCGACCGCAGTGTCACGCTCCTGCCACAACGTCAGCAACGTATCACGATCTAATTTGCCGCTTAAGGCCAAGGTGCTGGCAGTGCGCTGCCAGCGTAACGGTTCACTCATTATTGCTTTTTATCCAGGGTGATAGGCTGTGCTGCATAGGTTTTCAGCTGAGCAGTCAGGCCATCAATGCCTTTGGTACGCAGCAGATCGCCCCACTCATTCTGTTTAGTGGTAATCATGCTGATACCTTCAGCGATCATGTCATATGCCTGCCAGTTACCGGTTTGGCTATTCTTGCGCCATTGGAAATCAAGGCGCACCGGCGGACGGCCGTTCGGATCGATAATCGTGACGCGTATCGCGACGATATTCGCATCGCCAATCGGCTGCTCTGGTTGGATTTGGTAAGTTTGACCGTTATACAGCGCCAGCGCCTGACCATAAGCCTGCGCCAGATAATCACCAAAAGCAGCGAAGTAAGCTTCGCGCTGTGCAGGTGTCGCGTCACGGTAGTAGCGTCCCAGTACTAACGCACCGGCATATTTCACCTGAACGTATGGCATCAGTTCCTGGCGAACCACTTCACGCAGATAATTCGGATCTTGCTTAATCTTTGGCTGTTCGTTCTTCAGGCGCGTAAAGGTCTTAGCTGCCGCTTCGTTCATCAACTTATAGGGATTGCTTTGGTCCGCTGCAGTAGCAGCCAGCGGTACGATTGCCAACATGGCAATCATCAGTAAACGTTTAAACATCATGTTTTACCTCTTGGTTATTCCGTTGTTGCCGGCGCTGCCGGTGCGCTCTCGGCACCCTGGGATTTATCGTCAGGTTTGTTATCGCCACTCTTATAGAGGAATTGCCCGATAAGATCTTCCAGTACCAGTGCCGACTTGGTATCGCGGATGGTGCCGCCATCTTTCAGCATTGACGAGCCCAGTTCAGGATCGTCAAAGCCTAAATTGAGTGCCAGGAACTGCTCGCCGAGCAGGCCTTGGGTGCGAATCGCTAATGAGCTGGTATCCGGAATTTTATTCGCATATTTGTCGCTGATATCCATGGTGATGCGCGGCGAAAGCGTTTTCTCATCCAGCGAGATGTCGGCGACACGGCCTATTAGCACGCCGCCAATTTTCACCGGTGAACTGACTTTTAGTCCGCCGATATTATCGAAGGTGGCGTACATCTTCCACGTGGGCTCCGAGCCGATTGTTTTGAGATCGGCAACGCGCAGGCCAAGAAATAATAGCGCTAGCAGCGCAGCCAGCATGAAGACGCCTACCCAGATTTCGTTTTTCTTGCTTTGCATTGCATCAATTCCCAAACATCAGTGCTGTCAGCACAAAATCCAAACCGAGTACCGCCAGTGAAGCATGCACCACGGTACGCGTCGTCGCCCGACTAATCCCTTCCGAAGTCGGAATGGCATCATAGCCATTAAATAACGCAATCCAGGTTACCGTAACGGCAAAGACCGCGCTTTTAATCATGCAGTTGACGACATCCGTACGAAAATCAACCGCATTCTGCATCGCTGACCAGAAGAAACCAGGGTCGATACCTTTCCAGCTCACGCCAACCAACGCACCACCAGCAATCCCCACCGCAGTGAAGATCAGCGCCAGCAGCGGCATACTGATAAAACCGGCCCAGAAACGGGGGGAAACCACGCGACGCAGCGGATCGACGGCCATCATCTCCATACTGGAGAGCTGTTCCGTCGCTTTCATCAATCCGATTTCTGCTGTCAATGCCGAGCCTGCACGTCCGGCAAACAGCAACGCCGTCACCACCGGCCCCAGCTCGCGCAGTAGCGAAAGCGCCACCAGCATACCGAGGCTGGTTTCTGCATTGTACGTGGTGAGCACCAGATAACCCTGCAGGCCCAACACCATGCCAATAAACAGGCCTGATACGACGATGATCAGCAAAGATAACACGCCCACGCTGTACAGCTGCTTAACCAGCAGCGGCGCGTGTCGACGAAACGCGGGTTTACCCACCAGCGCATGAAATAACATTAAGCCTGCACGGCCAAAAGCGGCACAGGTATTAATTCCCTGACGTCCAAATGACGCCAGCGCCTGTAACAACATCAGTTTATGTTCTCCCTGAGCGAGTCAAGTCGCTGAGGTAATCTCCAGCGGCAAAGCGGAAAGGCACTGGGCCATCCGCATGACCCTCAATAAACTGGCGCACACGCGGATCGGGATTTTCCCGCAGCTCCGGCGCACTACCCTGAGCAATAATTTTTTGTCCGGCAACAATATAGGCATGATCGGCAATGCTCAAGACCTCTGGCACGTCGTGTGAAACCACAATGCAGGTTAGACCCAACGCATGATTAAGCTCATCAATCAATTTCACTAACACACCCATGGTAATGGGGTCCTGCCCGACGAAGGGCTCATCAAACATGATTAGCTCCGGCTCCAGCGCGATGGCGCGAGCCAGGGCGGCGCGGCGCGCCATACCACCAGACAACTCGGCTGGCATCAGTTTAGCTGCCCCACGTAAGCCAACGGCTTCCAGCTTCATTAAAACCGTACTGTGCAGTAATTCAGGAGGTAATCGCGTATGTTCACGCAGGGGCCATGCGACGTTTTCATAAACGTTAAGATCGGTAAAAAGCGCCCCCGATTGAAACAGCATGCTCATTTTTTTACGCGCTTCGTATAATTTCGTGCGCGAGAGCGTCGGGATGTTCTGATCGCGGAACCAAATCTCCCCTTTATCAGGCTGTAACTGCCCACCAATC contains:
- the rpmA gene encoding 50S ribosomal protein L27, with the translated sequence MAHKKAGGSTRNGRDSNAKRLGVKRFGGESVLAGSIIVRQRGTKFHAGSNVGCGRDHTLFATADGKVKFEIKGPNNRKYISIVAE
- the rplU gene encoding 50S ribosomal protein L21; the encoded protein is MYAVFQSGGKQHRVSEGQTVRLEKLDIATGETIEFDQVLMIANGEDVKIGAPLVSGGVIKAEVVAHGRGEKIKIVKFRRRKHYRKQAGHRQWFTDVKITVIGA
- the ispB gene encoding octaprenyl diphosphate synthase; translated protein: MNLEQINELTAQDMAAVNQTILEQLNSEVSLINQLGYYIISGGGKRIRPMIAVLSARALNYQGSLHITNAALIEFIHTATLLHDDVVDESDMRRGKATANAAFGNAASVLVGDFIYTRSFQMMTSMGSLKILALMSEAVNVIAEGEVLQLMNCNDPDITEESYMRVIYSKTARLFEAASQASAILADATPAQEKALQDYGRYLGTAFQLIDDLLDYSADGETLGKNTGDDLSEGKPTLPLLHAMHNGTPEQAQMIRKAIEEGNGRHLLEPVLAAMQQTGSLEWTRKRAEDEADKAIAALQVLPESPWRSALEALAHMSVQRDF
- a CDS encoding helix-turn-helix domain-containing protein is translated as MYARKEDWHPADIIAALRKKGTSLAALSRESGLSSSTLANALSRPWPKGEWLIANAIKVHPSEIWPSRYFDPVTCRLLDRKKRIRSPKDRKKI
- the murA gene encoding UDP-N-acetylglucosamine 1-carboxyvinyltransferase — translated: MDKFRVQGPTRLSGEVTISGAKNAALPILFAALLAEEPVEIQNVPKLRDIDTTMKLLNLLGARVERNGSVHVDAREVNVFSAPYDLVKTMRASIWALGPLVARFGQGQVSLPGGCAIGARPVDLHITGLEQLGAEIKLEEGYVKASVNGRLKGAHIVMDKVSVGATVTIMSAATLATGTTIIENAAREPEIVDTANFLNTLGAKISGAGSDKITIEGVERLGGGVYRVLPDRIETGTFLVAAAISRGKVICHNTKPDTLDAVLAKLRDAGADIEVGEDWISLDMHGKRPKAVNIRTAPHPGFPTDMQAQFTLLNLVAEGTGVITETIFENRFMHIPELIRMGAHAEIESNTAICHGVETLSGAQVMATDLRASASLVLAGCIAEGTTFVDRIYHIDRGYEHIEDKLKAMGANIERVSGE
- the ibaG gene encoding BolA family iron metabolism protein IbaG, producing the protein MENSEVQAVLMQALALEEVHVLSNDGSHFQVIAVGEMFGELSRVKKQQAVYAPLMEYIADNRIHAVSIKTYTPAEWARDRKLNGF
- the mlaB gene encoding lipid asymmetry maintenance protein MlaB, translated to MSEPLRWQRTASTLALSGKLDRDTLLTLWQERDTAVADITTIDVAGLERVDSAGLALLVHLREIVRAQGNVPLFTGISDKLHSLITLYNLQQIIVSAEKIA
- the mlaC gene encoding phospholipid-binding protein MlaC, producing MFKRLLMIAMLAIVPLAATAADQSNPYKLMNEAAAKTFTRLKNEQPKIKQDPNYLREVVRQELMPYVQVKYAGALVLGRYYRDATPAQREAYFAAFGDYLAQAYGQALALYNGQTYQIQPEQPIGDANIVAIRVTIIDPNGRPPVRLDFQWRKNSQTGNWQAYDMIAEGISMITTKQNEWGDLLRTKGIDGLTAQLKTYAAQPITLDKKQ
- the mlaD gene encoding outer membrane lipid asymmetry maintenance protein MlaD, with translation MQSKKNEIWVGVFMLAALLALLFLGLRVADLKTIGSEPTWKMYATFDNIGGLKVSSPVKIGGVLIGRVADISLDEKTLSPRITMDISDKYANKIPDTSSLAIRTQGLLGEQFLALNLGFDDPELGSSMLKDGGTIRDTKSALVLEDLIGQFLYKSGDNKPDDKSQGAESAPAAPATTE
- the mlaE gene encoding lipid asymmetry maintenance ABC transporter permease subunit MlaE translates to MLLQALASFGRQGINTCAAFGRAGLMLFHALVGKPAFRRHAPLLVKQLYSVGVLSLLIIVVSGLFIGMVLGLQGYLVLTTYNAETSLGMLVALSLLRELGPVVTALLFAGRAGSALTAEIGLMKATEQLSSMEMMAVDPLRRVVSPRFWAGFISMPLLALIFTAVGIAGGALVGVSWKGIDPGFFWSAMQNAVDFRTDVVNCMIKSAVFAVTVTWIALFNGYDAIPTSEGISRATTRTVVHASLAVLGLDFVLTALMFGN
- the mlaF gene encoding phospholipid ABC transporter ATP-binding protein MlaF, translating into MIQQQTNLVEVRGVSFTRGDRTIFDDISLTVPAGKVTAIMGPSGIGKTTLLRLIGGQLQPDKGEIWFRDQNIPTLSRTKLYEARKKMSMLFQSGALFTDLNVYENVAWPLREHTRLPPELLHSTVLMKLEAVGLRGAAKLMPAELSGGMARRAALARAIALEPELIMFDEPFVGQDPITMGVLVKLIDELNHALGLTCIVVSHDVPEVLSIADHAYIVAGQKIIAQGSAPELRENPDPRVRQFIEGHADGPVPFRFAAGDYLSDLTRSGRT